One stretch of Papaver somniferum cultivar HN1 unplaced genomic scaffold, ASM357369v1 unplaced-scaffold_154, whole genome shotgun sequence DNA includes these proteins:
- the LOC113336790 gene encoding uncharacterized protein LOC113336790, which yields MRSKAHIPEDRDYEQEDSSSDGDVSAITEARLYKMIEKVMSKKKSREEKIDRLHRSAGAPFKLNIREFRPPMNFLVPKLPEFDEKIDDPDQHVLHYETAMTLWQHSDELMCKMFPQSLDGGTIKWFNKLPAQSIGTYHELVEEYCSHYKYNRRDRKGCHDFFLLGIRKEESLRQFTRRFKQELADVYGANDQILIESYKQAYRYDQRGVYGSLVKRPPKTLEGLYDRVEEYARVEDDSKARETGHVKRSSNHPNDGRKDKSKNCSSGQHNDRGEELGKNQGERMETGFQKSHDMKLTPLNIQLTELYEKISKDLSPHRPLLAETRDIHDKSKYCKFHKDHGHRTENCRALQIEVHR from the coding sequence atgagatcTAAAGCTCATATTCCAGAAGATCGAGATTATGAGCAGGAAGATAGTTCCTCAGATGGCGACGTGAGCGCAATAACAGAAGCTCGCCTTTACAAGATGATCGAGAAAGTAATGTCGAAAAAGAAGTCAAGAGAAGAAAAGATAGACCGGTTGCATCGGTCTGCAGGAGCCCCTTTCAAGCTGAATATCAGAGAATTCCGGCCGCCAATGAATTTTCTAGTTCCAAAGCTGCCAGAATTCGATGAGAAAATAGATGATCCAGATCAACATGTTTTACACTATGAAACTGCCATGACTCTATGGCAGCACAGTGATGAGTTGATGTGCAAAATGTTTCCACAATCACTGGATGGAGGAACAATAAAGTGGTTCAATAAACTCCCTGCACAGTCGATCGGTACTTACCATGAATTAGTTGAAGAATACTGCTCCCACTACAAGTACAACAGACGCGATCGGAAGGGATGCCACGATTTTTTCCTTCTAGGAATTCGGAAGGAGGAAAGCCTCAGGCAGTTTACTCGACGCTTCAAGCAAGAGTTAGCAGATGTATATGGTGCCAACGATCAAATCCTCATCGAATCTTACAAGCAGGCATACCGGTACGATCAAAGAGGTGTGTACGGTTCCTTGGTCAAGAGACCACCGAAGACTCTGGAGGGACTGTATGATCGAGTGGAAGAATATGCTCGGGTGGAGGATGATTCCAAAGCTCGAGAGACGGGACATGTTAAAAGATCATCCAATCATCCAAATGATGGGAGGAAAGACAAGTCGAAGAACTGTTCGAGCGGCCAACACAATGATCGAGGTGAAGAGCTAGGGAAGAACCAAGGTGAACGAATGGAAACTGGATTCCAGAAATCTCATGATATGAAGCTGACACCATTGAACATACAGCTTACAGAGTTGTATGAGAAAATCAGCAAGGATTTGAGCCCCCATCGTCCCTTGCTAGCAGAGACACGTgatatacatgataagagcaaataTTGCAAGTTCCATAAAGACCATGGTCACAGGACTGAGAATTGCCGCGCTTTACAGATCGAGGTCCATCGATGA